GGCTGTCGACCGGAGCGTCACTACGGGCCGGGTCTCACTGCGCGCCACGGGCGCCTCCACTCTCTCGCTCCGACCCCACTCGCCACCTGGTGGGAATGGGTGTCGTTTTCGTTCTGGTGCTGTAACGCGAGAGGGTCCAGCCTCATTCCCGCCCCTGAATCCCTTCGCCCCTCCGCCCTCGGCACACCCCCCTCGCATATGCCCCGTTCCGCCCGCGCACGCCGCGCGGAAACGGCGCGCACGGGCGCACGCCCGCCTGCGCGCGCCGGTCGACTTGCGTCAATGTCCGCCGCCAGTAAGGCTGTTCGACGGACCGGCGCTCCGCACAGCCTGTGACATATGCCAGGAGCAACAACTCATCGAGTGTTGCCAAATCCCTTACGGGCTCCCGCAGCCTGTGCAACAGTCGTCTACGGTCCACCTTTCAGACCTGGCCGCGCTGCGCCTGTATCGGAGTACGAGATGCCGTCCCATCTGTCCGCGGACCGCCCCGCCCCCCGGCCACCCGAGCGCGACGCCGTCGATGCGTTGATCAACCGGACCCGTCGACTGCGTGGCGACGTGGATGCCGTACGGCAGGACGCGGTGCTGATCGACGAGGAGGACCCGCAGTTGCGCTGGCAGCGCGCGCTCTGCGATCTGGCGGTGCACCATCTCGACGATCTCGGCGCACATCTGGGCCAGCTCAGGGAAGGCCTGCCACCGGAGACGCCGGAACAGCCCAATGGGACGTCCGCACAGGACACCGCGGAGGAGACCTTCGACGTACCGCGGCCCGGTTCGCCGATCGGCCGGGTGGGCAGTGCCGAATGGAATCTGCTGACCGATGAGGTCACCTGGTCCGAGGAACTGTTCCAGATCTTCGGCAGGACTCCCGACGCCGGACCTCTCTCGCTGGACGACCTTCCGTCCGTACTCCTTGCCGAGGACCAGCCCCTGCTCACCGCTCTGGTGACGGACTGTCTGATCGACGGAAAGCCGATAGACGGAGAGTTCCGCATTCTGCGGACCGACGGCACGATGCGTACGCTCCACATGATGGGCGAGCCCGTCCTCGACTCGGACGGGTGCACGGCCTCCATGTGGGCGGTCCTGCGCGACGTCAGCGAACTGCGGCGCAGCCAGCAAGTGGTGCGCACGACCCATGACTCGCTACGGCGCCGGCAGCACAGGGCGCAGACCGAGCACCGGATGGCGGTCGAGCTCCAGGAGGCCGTTCTTCCCCCGTGGCGGGGCTCGCTGCGGCTTCCTTCGCAGGGAGCGGGCGCGCTGGACATCGCGGCCCACTACCTTCCGTCGGAGTCCAGCTCCCTGATCGGCGGTGACTGGTACGACGCGCTGGAACTGCCGGACGGCAGGACCCTCCTCACGGTCGGCGATCTGACCGGCCACGGCATCCAGGCCACCTCGGCCATGGCGATGCTGCTGGGCGCGCT
This sequence is a window from Streptomyces sp. NBC_01217. Protein-coding genes within it:
- a CDS encoding PP2C family protein-serine/threonine phosphatase gives rise to the protein MPSHLSADRPAPRPPERDAVDALINRTRRLRGDVDAVRQDAVLIDEEDPQLRWQRALCDLAVHHLDDLGAHLGQLREGLPPETPEQPNGTSAQDTAEETFDVPRPGSPIGRVGSAEWNLLTDEVTWSEELFQIFGRTPDAGPLSLDDLPSVLLAEDQPLLTALVTDCLIDGKPIDGEFRILRTDGTMRTLHMMGEPVLDSDGCTASMWAVLRDVSELRRSQQVVRTTHDSLRRRQHRAQTEHRMAVELQEAVLPPWRGSLRLPSQGAGALDIAAHYLPSESSSLIGGDWYDALELPDGRTLLTVGDLTGHGIQATSAMAMLLGALRGMAVAGIEPGALMGHLNQLLESSVQPALGSAVCCRFDPATGTLAWAQAGHPAPLLFRSGEGRPLLPPDGVLLGAASGVAYEQDEVALLPGDVLVLHTDGLNRHSDRSAGPDALLTLAPHFAQARTAQECVRTVVAEFGGTERLDDACVLIARIGA